A single Crateriforma conspicua DNA region contains:
- a CDS encoding DUF1501 domain-containing protein, giving the protein MKRQSREATLSSMNSFQLDPLSRRNFLKWSGGCASLSSTAILSQILNLQLTQSVAADTTGGSDYKALVCVFLLGGVDSYNMITPHVQSEYDAYAGIRTNLALPREDLLSIPTDSSSPGGRTLGIHPGMPEIQTLYNEGNAAVVANVGSLVFPTDKSNYSTVKLPLGLFSHSDLIKHWQTSVPQSRSQVTGWGGRMADILNATTNDNPNIAMNIALGSLNVFQTGGQIVPYVVNTSGATPLYGYGNNNARDRVYRRVIDHMYPSTADSELGQIYSDLLQQTLAKTKRVSIDAADAFNSATDVTLNTTFPAENRLAENLEMVAKTIAGRQTLGQGRQIFFVSAGGWDHHDEVIDNQAAMLPQVSQALHAFYRATEELGVADCVTTFTASDFARTLSSNGNGSDHAWGGNHFVIGGAVRGGNTYGDYPESLALNNDLDVGRGRLIPTTSVDEYNAELAMWFGIPNNQTLQDVLPNIRNFYASGGSSAPIGFLA; this is encoded by the coding sequence ATGAAACGCCAAAGCCGCGAAGCCACCCTGTCCAGTATGAATTCTTTTCAGCTGGATCCACTGTCACGCCGCAATTTCCTGAAATGGTCGGGCGGTTGCGCGTCACTTTCATCGACGGCAATTCTGTCCCAGATCCTGAATTTGCAACTGACGCAATCGGTCGCGGCGGATACCACCGGTGGGTCGGATTACAAAGCATTGGTGTGTGTGTTTTTGCTGGGCGGTGTCGACAGCTACAACATGATCACGCCGCACGTGCAAAGCGAATACGATGCGTACGCCGGTATCCGCACCAACCTGGCGCTGCCGCGCGAAGACCTGCTTTCGATCCCCACGGACTCGTCATCACCCGGCGGACGCACACTGGGCATTCACCCCGGAATGCCGGAAATCCAGACGCTGTACAACGAAGGCAATGCGGCCGTGGTCGCCAACGTCGGCAGCTTGGTGTTCCCCACCGACAAGTCCAACTACTCGACCGTCAAATTGCCGTTGGGTTTGTTTTCACACAGCGACCTGATCAAGCATTGGCAAACGTCCGTTCCCCAATCTCGTTCACAAGTCACCGGATGGGGTGGACGCATGGCGGACATTTTGAACGCCACCACCAATGACAATCCCAACATCGCGATGAACATCGCGTTGGGTTCACTGAACGTGTTTCAAACCGGCGGGCAAATCGTTCCCTACGTGGTCAACACCAGTGGTGCCACACCGTTGTACGGGTATGGGAACAACAACGCACGCGACCGCGTTTACCGGCGTGTCATCGATCACATGTATCCGTCCACCGCCGACAGTGAATTGGGGCAAATCTACAGCGATCTGCTGCAGCAAACTTTGGCAAAAACCAAGCGTGTCAGCATCGACGCCGCCGATGCATTCAATTCGGCCACCGACGTTACCTTGAACACGACCTTTCCCGCCGAAAATCGCCTTGCCGAGAACCTGGAGATGGTGGCCAAAACCATCGCCGGCCGCCAGACGCTGGGACAAGGACGGCAGATCTTTTTCGTGTCCGCCGGTGGCTGGGATCACCACGACGAAGTGATCGACAATCAAGCCGCCATGCTGCCGCAAGTCAGCCAAGCATTGCACGCGTTCTATCGCGCAACCGAAGAATTGGGGGTCGCCGATTGCGTGACCACTTTCACCGCATCCGACTTTGCCCGGACACTGTCCTCCAACGGCAACGGCAGCGATCACGCGTGGGGCGGCAACCATTTCGTGATCGGGGGTGCGGTCCGGGGCGGCAACACCTACGGTGACTATCCCGAATCGCTGGCACTGAACAATGACTTGGATGTCGGTCGCGGGCGTTTGATTCCAACGACATCGGTGGATGAGTACAACGCCGAACTGGCAATGTGGTTCGGCATTCCCAACAACCAAACGCTGCAAGACGTTCTGCCCAACATCCGGAATTTCTACGCCAGCGGCGGATCATCGGCACCGATCGGGTTCTTGGCTTGA
- a CDS encoding DUF1800 family protein: MSCLDGTSAHGGDFEVFSRNEMIDVMVRVRATQFLQRATFGPTQDEIDAMTMRMRQIGVTAAAEEWIDDQFAMEPTSHVATARAMMAADGWAENEDGVNITRYRDHAWWHIAITAPDQLKQRIAWALIQICVISNQGAGFNNRGLDNNQNADWLGLSNYYDMLLENSDDTYREVLGDVTYSPVMGTYLSHLRNKKGDPSKGVFPDENYAREIMQLFSIGLYEMDSDGQLKVDAEGNDIPTYDNETIKAFARLFTGLTFAGSRTITNGRRDLHNPMMMFDGSHDQDPKTLLNGVTLPANPNGVADINAGLDNLYAHPNVAPFISRLLIQRLVRSNPSRAYLGRVAAVFNDNGQGVKGDMKAVIKAILLDRECWNSIRVSRSRRPVRIIVRPTGTERSRLAEPVVMYAGFLRRFSSPEPDGWYRLPALDYNWVQAPYRSPSVFNFYLPDFQPAGPITAYQASSRIPNGSIYAPEFQLFDAVVANRMANRIRGDVADANADYTAVNNEKAGRHDVDLPMDFSVEETLGEDPVGLAKHLDMTLCAGTMTNEFREALVDALQQETNVEQRTRGAILSVLMSPAGMIVE, from the coding sequence ATGTCTTGCCTCGACGGCACCTCCGCCCACGGTGGTGATTTCGAAGTCTTCAGTCGCAACGAGATGATCGATGTGATGGTCCGCGTGCGGGCGACTCAGTTTCTGCAGCGTGCCACCTTCGGCCCAACTCAGGACGAGATCGACGCGATGACAATGCGGATGCGCCAGATCGGCGTCACCGCCGCCGCGGAAGAATGGATCGATGATCAATTTGCGATGGAGCCCACATCTCACGTTGCCACCGCTCGAGCGATGATGGCGGCCGACGGCTGGGCGGAGAACGAAGACGGGGTGAACATCACTCGCTATCGCGACCACGCATGGTGGCACATCGCGATCACCGCCCCGGATCAATTGAAGCAACGAATCGCCTGGGCGTTGATTCAAATCTGTGTGATCAGCAACCAGGGGGCGGGATTCAACAACCGCGGTTTGGATAACAACCAGAATGCCGACTGGCTGGGGCTGTCGAATTACTACGACATGCTGTTGGAAAATAGCGACGACACTTACCGCGAAGTGCTGGGGGACGTGACCTACAGCCCCGTCATGGGCACGTACCTGAGTCACCTGCGGAACAAGAAGGGGGACCCATCGAAAGGGGTTTTTCCGGATGAAAACTACGCCCGCGAAATCATGCAGTTGTTTTCAATCGGCCTGTACGAAATGGATTCCGATGGCCAATTGAAAGTCGACGCCGAAGGCAACGATATCCCGACCTACGACAACGAAACCATCAAAGCGTTTGCCCGTTTGTTTACGGGACTGACGTTCGCAGGCAGCCGGACCATCACCAACGGACGCCGCGACCTGCACAACCCGATGATGATGTTCGACGGTTCGCACGACCAGGATCCCAAGACACTGCTAAACGGCGTCACCTTGCCCGCCAATCCCAACGGCGTCGCGGACATCAATGCGGGATTGGACAATCTGTACGCCCATCCGAATGTCGCGCCTTTCATCAGCCGCTTGTTGATCCAGCGATTGGTTCGGTCCAATCCCTCCCGCGCATACTTGGGTCGGGTCGCGGCGGTCTTCAATGACAACGGCCAAGGTGTCAAAGGCGACATGAAGGCGGTCATCAAAGCCATCCTGCTGGACCGCGAGTGTTGGAATTCGATTCGTGTATCGCGCAGCCGTCGTCCCGTCCGAATCATCGTTCGACCGACCGGGACCGAACGCAGTCGGTTGGCCGAACCGGTGGTGATGTACGCGGGCTTCCTGCGTCGATTCAGTTCTCCCGAACCCGATGGTTGGTATCGCTTGCCCGCGTTGGATTACAACTGGGTTCAAGCCCCTTATCGATCGCCCAGCGTTTTCAACTTTTACCTGCCCGATTTCCAACCGGCCGGTCCGATCACCGCCTATCAGGCATCATCGCGAATCCCCAACGGCAGTATCTACGCTCCGGAATTTCAACTGTTCGATGCCGTCGTCGCCAACCGAATGGCCAACCGCATTCGTGGCGACGTTGCCGATGCCAATGCCGATTACACCGCGGTGAACAACGAAAAGGCGGGCCGCCACGATGTCGATTTGCCGATGGATTTTTCGGTGGAGGAAACACTGGGTGAAGATCCGGTGGGCTTGGCCAAACACTTGGACATGACACTGTGCGCGGGAACGATGACCAATGAGTTTCGCGAAGCGTTGGTCGACGCATTGCAACAGGAAACCAATGTCGAACAACGGACACGAGGTGCGATTCTGTCCGTGCTGATGTCTCCCGCCGGGATGATTGTCGAATAA
- a CDS encoding bifunctional folylpolyglutamate synthase/dihydrofolate synthase yields the protein MGPAASVLAASPETSSKRPAVDFLMGLINFERPSARTQDFQFRLQRMRDLLRRLDLADLLHQKAAPESAPIPTIHIAGTKGKGSVAMMIAAGLSAAGVRTGLYTSPHLHHLEERFRIDGKPCRPDQLDDLIEQSIPICRQMADQEVGQPTFFELTTALALLHFRQQGCQAQVIEVGLGGRLDSTNVIQSSLSVITSIGLDHQSVLGHTKAAIAAEKAGIIKPGVPVISGVRRRTDDRPGIDTAPGQTPHPDNNVTCDIQADDDPEPVIRRIAGEVGTRLLTLGEDFDFRCRPTRAWGSEVEVFDLPAPAGNNGICPPPAKLEFHLGVEGMHQAGNAALAAKSLQILAGGPLTPGDESAGRQLPSLDIQRCVRAWDSINLPGRIERFGLRDGPMLIIDTAHNEDSITALVTTLEHRFGPSAHGRRHMVIVFGTSRDKDAGSMLRVLSRLTDRLVLTRFQDNPRYLPLDQLAGAVPPQSFRDVQSSESSQDAVALARRAAGPDGVVVVCGSFFLADEIRRGIQIETLI from the coding sequence ATGGGCCCCGCCGCGTCCGTGTTGGCGGCTTCCCCCGAAACGTCATCGAAGCGGCCCGCCGTCGACTTTCTGATGGGGCTGATCAATTTCGAACGTCCTTCGGCGCGGACGCAAGATTTCCAGTTTCGTCTGCAGCGGATGAGAGACCTACTGCGGCGTTTGGACCTGGCCGACTTACTGCACCAAAAAGCGGCACCCGAATCGGCTCCGATCCCGACGATTCACATCGCGGGCACCAAAGGCAAAGGATCCGTGGCAATGATGATTGCCGCCGGTCTTTCCGCCGCCGGGGTACGCACCGGCCTTTACACGTCCCCGCATTTGCACCACTTGGAAGAACGTTTCCGGATTGACGGGAAACCTTGCCGGCCGGACCAGCTGGACGATCTGATCGAACAGTCCATTCCGATTTGCCGACAAATGGCGGATCAAGAGGTCGGCCAACCGACGTTCTTTGAATTGACCACCGCATTGGCCCTGCTGCACTTTCGCCAGCAAGGCTGCCAGGCCCAAGTGATCGAAGTCGGGCTGGGCGGACGCCTGGACAGCACCAACGTGATCCAATCCAGCCTATCGGTCATCACCAGCATCGGCTTGGATCACCAGAGCGTCCTGGGGCATACCAAAGCCGCCATCGCCGCGGAAAAAGCGGGCATCATCAAACCGGGCGTTCCGGTCATCAGCGGTGTCCGACGTCGAACAGACGATCGCCCCGGGATCGACACCGCCCCCGGCCAGACCCCACATCCGGACAATAATGTGACCTGCGACATCCAGGCGGACGATGATCCCGAACCGGTCATCCGCCGGATCGCCGGTGAAGTCGGCACGCGACTGCTGACGCTGGGCGAAGACTTTGACTTTCGCTGTCGGCCCACCAGAGCGTGGGGCAGCGAAGTCGAAGTGTTCGATCTACCGGCCCCCGCCGGAAACAACGGCATTTGTCCGCCGCCGGCCAAGCTGGAATTCCACTTGGGCGTCGAAGGGATGCATCAAGCGGGAAACGCCGCGTTGGCTGCCAAATCGCTGCAAATCCTGGCAGGTGGTCCATTGACACCGGGCGATGAATCAGCCGGAAGGCAGCTACCCAGCCTGGACATTCAACGATGTGTCCGCGCTTGGGATTCGATCAATCTGCCTGGACGAATCGAGCGTTTTGGGTTGCGAGACGGACCGATGTTGATCATCGATACCGCGCACAACGAGGATTCGATCACCGCCTTGGTGACGACGCTTGAACACCGTTTCGGCCCTTCGGCCCATGGCCGGCGCCACATGGTCATCGTCTTCGGAACCAGCCGGGACAAAGATGCGGGATCAATGCTTCGCGTGCTCAGCCGGCTGACCGATCGCTTGGTGCTGACACGATTTCAAGACAATCCGCGGTACCTGCCGCTGGACCAACTGGCCGGCGCGGTCCCCCCACAATCGTTCCGCGACGTCCAATCCAGTGAATCGTCCCAAGACGCGGTTGCTTTGGCCCGTCGTGCCGCGGGCCCCGATGGCGTGGTGGTCGTCTGTGGGTCTTTCTTTCTCGCCGACGAGATCCGGCGTGGGATTCAAATCGAAACCCTGATTTGA